The following proteins come from a genomic window of Amyelois transitella isolate CPQ chromosome 24, ilAmyTran1.1, whole genome shotgun sequence:
- the LOC106142713 gene encoding protein SYS1 homolog produces MSKIKKLTGSFRYTQWDPCLIVSQIVAMQSLMYLCLCLLTAIMQDLTGSARTLDHLFEYHEIHVRDSEGRAVIAAFVVNAVIGSFLLWHIVGRTKLCLDFSCTYHGIHLLVCWIYNGNFPTTFSWWTLNVACAAITCVTGEFLCLRTELQAIPLSNIGSKVDL; encoded by the exons atgtctaaaataaaaaagcttacGGGCTCATTCCGCTATACGCAATGGGACCCCTGCCTTATCGTGTCTCAGATAGTGGCAATGCAGTCTCTAATGTATTTATGCCTTTGTTTGCTCACCGCTATCATGCAAGATCTCACAGGTTCTGCTAGGACCCTGGaccatttatttgaatatcac gaaATCCATGTGAGGGACAGCGAAGGCCGAGCGGTGATAGCAGCGTTCGTGGTGAATGCTGTCATCGGATCATTCCTGCTGTGGCACATTGTTGGGAGAACCAAGTTGTGCTTAGACTTTAG ttGCACCTACCACGGCATACACCTGCTAGTCTGCTGGATTTACAACGGTAACTTCCCCACCACGTTTTCATGGTGGACCCTGAACGTAGCCTGTGCAGCGATAACGTGTGTCACTGGAGAGTTCCTGTGTCTCCGGACGGAGTTGCAAGCGATACCTCTCAGCAATATTGGGAGCAAAGTGGACTTATGA